The genome window AGATTCTGACGGTAGAAAGCCTCACGCAGGGCACGGACTTTATCAGTTCGAGTAATCAACAGATGGAACAATGCAATGACAGCCCCTTCAAATTCAGCACCACGCCCACTGTTGATGGTTGTGGGGCTAAACGCCTTCCAGATGATATTCTCACTACATGAGAGCAAGTTTACCATAAGCCAAATTGTAACAGAATAGCAGACCAATGAGAGATGAAGTTTAACATGCTTACCAGATATTGGTAGCAATGAACAGAGAGATACCAGAACCCAAACCATAGCCTTTCTGTAGGAGTTCGTCCAGACATATGACAATGATGCCAGCAATGAAAAGCTGAAGTATAATGAGAATAGCATTCCCAGTTCCAAGTTGGCTCACACTACCATACATTCCAGACAGAACATAAGCCACGGCTTCTCCAATAGCAATCAGGATACCAAGCAACTTTTGTGCACCATTTCTGAGTAAAAAAATACACTATGCATCACAAGACAACACCAGATATAAGAAACAAGAACCGTGAAGCTTTAAAGTTCAAAATGGTTTTCACTAATACATACAAAAGTAAATTGGAGATTGCACTATCCAATGAAACTTACAGCAGAGCACGATCCTCCCTCACACTGTTGTCAACTTCAATAATCTTTGATCCCACTAAAAGTTGCATTACCATCCCAGATGTCACAATCGGAGTAATACCCAGCTCCATAACAGTACCACGGTTTGATGCAAGAATAACACGCATCCAGTAGAAAGGGTCAGCCCCAGTAGTTGAATGAATGCCATAGAGCGGGAGCTGGCTGCAGACGAGGAaaatgaagagagcaatgacaGTGTAGATAACTTTTTCTCTAAATGGTATTTTCCTATCAGCACTCTGCACTTCTGGCAAGAAAGCCAGAAAGGGCCTGACAAGATGCAGTACTCGAAACCCACCAGCCATCTCTCTGTAGTCAAGAAAAGAAATAGATAAGCATTCTGTCACGTAGTAACCTAGTAGTAAACCTTATGATTTCCCCAAGCCTAATGTATCGTGCAGTCATAATTCTGGTTAAGATGATGCATCATTTTGAGAGAAACATAAGTGAACCTACCAAAATATGTACATGCAGACAAAGGACGAGCTGAGTTTCAAATAGAACATAAACCTAAGTAAACATGAATCATCACACATAACAGGAAACATGTGCAGAGAAGGGTTTTCCCTAACATTAATTTGCAATTTAACACGATGATGCTCATTTTACATCATAACTTAAAGAGTGAAATAACATGCACGTTTCCTTGTTACGACTTGAACTTAATAGATAAAATTCAATCAAGAGGGTGTCTAAGGGCTAGCTGTACTCAAGGTATGCACAAAAGGAAGCAGAGGATTTTGCAGTATCTACTGCTTTGCCAGCCCATCTAGAAGGCCACGGAACTTGCAtgatattaaaattattttgttagtAATCTTCGTTGGCAAATTAGCTTGAATCGCGAATCAATTTAGGTAGTCTCCAATCTAAGCTCCGTATACACTCAGCGTGACCAAATCCCTATTCCAATAATCCTGCTTGAAACCCAAATTAACCAAAGTAAACTCTTCAACGCTCAAATCAAGAACAAGCCCACCACCCAAAACGTTGCCTCCATCACTCACACACAATTCAAAAACAGGCGCGAGTCAAAATACTAACGAACGTACCGACCTAACAACCGTCTTAGCACCCTAGATTCGCATGGATCTGGACGGCTCACCTACCGTTTCAACCGCATCAGGCAACTCGAATCGTTCGAATCGCATCCCCCAAACCCGCATCAAATGGCTCTAAACCTCACAGATCTCGGAGCTAAGAGACCGAAAAACCAAACCAATTCGCACGCGCCCTCCGTTGATCCAGCAAGCACATCTCGGAACGAGAAGCACGCATGCGACGCAGATAGCAGATCAGCGAGTACGGATACAAGTCGCGCGGGAAACAGAAGCATGCGACTCAGATCTGCGCCCGCGACACACAAATCGGGAACGGCAACTCTACAGGCCATTTGATCGCCGCGTGATCCGAAAGGGAGGAACAGCCGGTTTACCtggccgccgcccgccgccgctgACGAGGGCGTGGAACTCTAggcgaggggaggaggagagaggtggGATCCCAGATTTCCCAACGCGAGACGAGTACGGGGGGGCAGCCAGTGGAGAGGAGGCCAAGTTAAAGCGGGAGGGGTTTCGATGggggtggaggccgagcagAGCACGACACACGCTGCGCGTGGGCCCGCGCAAGTGGGCCGGAGTGGCGAGGAGAAACCTCGTGGTCATTGGAGGCTCCGCTGCCGTCCGATCGGGAAGGAGTGCTGGAGATGGGCTCTCGTGACGTGGAATCGAGGACGGGAAGGAGGTGGCCGCTGACCGCGTCGGCCACGAGACGGGACAGGCATGCCTTACGGTTAGGGCCTTGTCTGCTGGTGGATTCAATTTATTATCGGTAGTCTAGTTATTAGATTATTTGGTACgtatcgtatttataaatcaAGTAGTTAtgattaaatttaaatttaaaattcaaatattttaaaattttaacgaAATTTAATCGGTTTCTACCGAATTTTACCAAATTACTATACAGTTACTATGGTAACAACGGTTACCACCGGCCCGACGGTTTTCGAGATTCAGAAGCATTTGTTAACCTTGCCTATGGGCCGATCTCTTCCTTTTAGCTCCGGAGTCCGAACTTCCATAAAGGCATCAATCGATTTACGGTTTCTGCTCTCGATTTTGATGTATAatttaaatctaaatttaatatatatttttcgaatctaaaaattataaatatatatgtttttttgaaaattttcaattttataCCGTCATTTCAACTAGCGacctattaaaaaaataaaaatatagcattctagtgctctcaaaattcaaaacactatcgaaatgaccataaaaatcttaaaaaaatgtaGTGTTGAGAATGATATAATCTACCGCTCCAAAAAATTACGCAAATAAttaattttacaaatagaaataaaaaagac of Phragmites australis chromosome 3, lpPhrAust1.1, whole genome shotgun sequence contains these proteins:
- the LOC133913378 gene encoding uncharacterized protein LOC133913378, yielding MAGGFRVLHLVRPFLAFLPEVQSADRKIPFREKVIYTVIALFIFLVCSQLPLYGIHSTTGADPFYWMRVILASNRGTVMELGITPIVTSGMVMQLLVGSKIIEVDNSVREDRALLNGAQKLLGILIAIGEAVAYVLSGMYGSVSQLGTGNAILIILQLFIAGIIVICLDELLQKGYGLGSGISLFIATNICENIIWKAFSPTTINSGRGAEFEGAVIALFHLLITRTDKVRALREAFYRQNLPNVTNLLATVLVFLIVIYFQGFRVVLPVRSKNARGQQGSYPIKLFYTSNMPIILHSALITNLYFISQLLYRKYSGNFLVNLLGKWKESEYSGHSIPVGGLAYYVTAPSSLADVLANPFHALFYVVFMLSACALFSKTWIEVSGSSAKDVAKQLKEQQMVMPGHRESNLQKELNRYIPTAAAFGGVCIGALTVLADFMGAIGSGTGILLAVTIIYQYFETFEKERATELGFFGF